A stretch of the Aspergillus puulaauensis MK2 DNA, chromosome 6, nearly complete sequence genome encodes the following:
- a CDS encoding gamma-glutamylcyclotransferase family protein (COG:S;~EggNog:ENOG410PR1J;~InterPro:IPR036568,IPR009288,IPR013024;~PFAM:PF06094), which produces MGDHVLFFYGTLMAPQILHRVIHGSPTPQQWQKDLIQFRPAILHDYRRHRVRYADYPGIIQASLLGSNPSTAEEKEPRPSGASVLGTVVSGLTDGDLHRLDIYEGSEYSREQVSVRILREALSEDNLDGGEDADRHLKDVLEAAGAEFADEGEEVEAETYVWISGREMLEDAEWDFEAFKRDKMAWWVAADESEW; this is translated from the exons ATGGGCGACcacgtcctcttcttctaTG GTACATTAATGGCCCCCCAAATATTACACCGCGTAATCCATGGCTCGCCTACACCCCAACAATGGCAGAAAGACCTCATCCAGTTTCGGCCCGCAATCTTACACGACTACCGCAGACACCGCGTACGGTACGCCGACTACCCAGGGATAATACAAGCGTCTTTGCTTGGGTCAAACCCCTCAACGGCAGAGGAAAAGGAGCCGAGGCCGTCCGGTGCAAGTGTCCTGGGTACGGTAGTCTCGGGCCTAACGGATGGGGACTTGCACAGGCTGGATATCTACGAGGGGTCCGAATATTCGCGGGAGCAGGTATCCGTGCGAATACTGAGGGAGGCGTTGTCCGAGGATAATCTGGACGGGGGTGAGGATGCGGATAGACATTTGAAGGATGTgttggaggcggcgggggCGGAGTTTGCggatgaaggggaggaggttgaggccGAGACGTATGTGTGGATTTCTGGGAGGGAGATGTTGGAGGATGCGGAGTGGGATTTTGAGGCCTTCAAAAGGGATAAGATGGCGTGGTGGGTTGCGGCGGATGAGAGTGAGTGGTAA
- a CDS encoding uncharacterized protein (COG:O;~EggNog:ENOG410PNYF;~InterPro:IPR003653,IPR038765;~MEROPS:MER0011024;~PFAM:PF02902;~go_function: GO:0008234 - cysteine-type peptidase activity [Evidence IEA];~go_process: GO:0006508 - proteolysis [Evidence IEA]): MQFIRAISDHLFSSPPQPRATSPPPLNPPLPSSNTASEPPVRNDIASAPEGSEFAPVDSSTEKLSPHSYARSFEPDRRPPSIRRLLRNSVAHPGLGMPKPSRERDPIRKGTSFNKDEYRLLGGNRPQDPHGVPIIPGQTANAKKKNINIGGFRPHDSLSKGSRSSGPVRARGKEREPYFSSPSRPKHFTNTPERSSKRRRVESPEETPKRRTTPGEEAPDRSPVRRSPSVIRLDARSPTPSQVSGQAKQPRDANSGGTSGHRTSDKDASNSKSNPKKSTNHHHRFSSDDEDLSFTRDAAKERQKGPTITTEDFDFVPRKLPGQTPNLSVEIVKRPSLIDDSAAKSPPPRRSGKARASYSRESPDELQGEVTVKPVPASLSNPRRDLPSTNTSSDIRPTVFLSNEKPKRGHKNKREKSSKKRHPASQRFKILYYRGTPWLLDDLGTETDQLIVDPASGVLTIKIANSGIVRSISLKTVLKVLVGDSSSRKVRFELSKVEGQDTKLDLELSSSEEKEGLCSLLEKLQVDVQEKEEGYIDRVFKKSERDHKRFAGTTNGHKRPLGLVEDTEEAPSPPSVTTKRMRLSDALQDKDENFDAQKSSKTTAEKCDSPSFPATTHDEVPNSGRASSPASGPQHSIGVEISVKKFNQNLQPPTRSTRSMARQAPTALVCDDDDGPGDEYTPELDHGVDKKMNKKPLVYPRFGRKKAEVNALDMERLAPHEFLNDNIIGFYIRFLEDHLQRCNAEVAKRVYFFNSYFFARLTNSPRGRRSINYEGVEKWTRNVDLFSYDYIVVPINEDAHWYLAIICNLPYLEGIMDGSKPPVSQQLSDNQEIPETPEPSLYGQDGAQRATKEETARQSLASMDISDKQGGHEEGSKRGEEEWPEHEENPDLAPAKFSDFSSQPQPDSQKSAGSPKKSRKSKKRAPTGMKYDACQPIVITFDSLNQSRSSTISNLREYLFAEAKSKRGIEINKTLIKGMTAKEIPQQPNFSDCGLYLLAYLEKFVQDPDIFTRRLLRKEMRSIEDWPPLQSGLLRTRLRKFMELLYNEQEQLTKAKADQDILMVDQQPISYLLGTLATDVVKEKVKNEKRNSPDVQVERSPSPSTKTTKPARSRESSVQPKSHEPDIQHGQNTANAETQESVVFIDHKPRSHAISPKRDAQDQSAKRVVVEVPDSQDQARAPSTDAAQIIERRSPQQQRKRTGPVYVDDGDVVEDSAPRRKETGARRAESADVEIQVRGTPPPNAK; encoded by the exons ATGCAGTTTATCAGGGCAATATCTGACCATCTCTTCAgctcccctcctcaaccgcGCGCAacatctccccctcctctcaaccctcctctcccatcGTCCAATACGGCCTCTGAGCCGCCTGTGAGGAATGACATTGCCTCTGCCCCAGAAGGCTCAGAATTCGCTCCGGTTGACTCGTCTACCGAAAAACTT TCACCTCATAGCTATGCCAGGAGCTTTGAACCCGATCGGAGACCTCCATCTATACGTCGACTGTTGCGCAATTCCGTCGCCCACCCAGGATTAGGGATGCCGAAGCC ATCCCGGGAGAGGGACCCAATCCGTAAAGGTACCTCTTTCAATAAAGATGAATACAGGTTACTAGGTGGTAACAGGCC GCAAGACCCTCATGGGGTTCCGATAATCCCAGGACAAACGGCAAATgccaagaagaag AATATCAATATTGGGGGTTTCAGACCTCACGACTCTTTATCAAAGGGGTCGCGATCGAGTGGGCCGGTGCGTGCTaggggaaaggaaagggaaCCGTACTTCAGCAGCCCGTCTCGCCCGAAACACTTTACAAACACCCCGGAGAGATCATCGAAACGTCGCCGAGTTGAGAGTCCAGAAGAAACACCTAAACGAAGAACCACTCCAGGCGAGGAAGCTCCAGATCGGTCCCCAGTCAGGCGTTCTCCGAGCGTAATTCGTTTAGACGCGCGTtcgccaacaccaagccAGGTCTCCGGTCAAGCGAAACAACCGCGGGATGCCAACAGCGGCGGGACATCAGGGCACCGAACAAGTGATAAAGACGCAAGTAATTCCAAGTCTAACCCTAAGAAGAgcaccaaccaccaccatcgcTTTTCTTCGGATGACGAGGACCTTAGTTTTACTCGCGACGCAGCCAAGGAAAGACAAAAAGGACCGACCATTACAACTGAGGACTTTGACTTCGTCCCACGAAAGCTACCGGGACAAACGCCGAATCTCAGCGTGGAAATAGTGAAAAGGCCATCGCTCATCGACGACAGTGCTGCTAAAAGCCCCCCACCACGTCGGTCCGGGAAAGCACGTGCATCTTATTCAAGGGAAAGTCCTGATGAGCTGCAAGGGGAGGTGACAGTCAAACCAGTGCCAGCTTCCCTGAGCAATCCTCGAAGAGATCTACCGAGTACAAATACTTCTTCCGATATTCGGCCCACAGTCTTCTTATCTAACGAGAAACCGAAACGTGGGCATAAAAACAAGAGGGAAAAGTCGTCTAAGAAGCGCCACCCAGCATCCCAGAgatttaaaatcttatattatcGAGGAACCCCTTGGTTACTGGATGACCTAGGCACCGAGACTGACCAACTCATTGTTGATCCTGCCAGTGGTGTACTAACCATCAAAATAGCCAATTCTGGAATTGTTCGTTCGATCTCTCTCAAGACAGTGCTGAAGGTCTTGGTAGGAGACTCATCAAGCCGCAAAGTCCGGTTCGAATTGTCCAAGGTGGAAGGGCAGGATACAAAACTCGACCTTGAGCTGTCCTCTTcagaggaaaaagaaggacTTTGCTCCTTGCTTGAGAAGCTCCAGGTTGACGTacaagagaaggaaga GGGCTATATAGATCGGGTTTTCAAAAAGAGCGAACGGGATCATAAACGCTTCGCTGGAACAACAAACGGGCATAAACGCCCGCTCGGTCTGGTAGAAGATACGGAAGAAGCCCCTAGCCCGCCCTCGGTTACAACTAAAAGAATGAGGCTGTCAGACGCACTCCAGGACAAGGATGAAAATTTCGATGCGCAAAAGAGCTCAAAAACTACTGCAGAGAAATGTGACAGCCCCTCGTTTCCCGCAACCACGCATGACGAGGTTCCCAATTCCGGCCGCGCTTCAAGCCCTGCATCTGGTCCGCAACACAGCATAGGTGTTGAAATTTCGGTGAAGAAATTCAATCAAAACTTACAACCCCCCACGCGTTCAACGAGATCAATGGCGCGGCAAGCACCGACTGCCCTAGTTTG cgacgacgacgatggtCCTGGCGACGAGTATACACCCGAACTAGATCATGGCGTTGACAAGAAAATGAATAA GAAACCTCTCGTGTACCCTCGATTCGGGAGGAAAAAGGCCGAAGTGAACGCGTTGGACATGGAGAGACTTGCGCCACACGAGTTTCTCaacgacaacatcatcggcTTTTACATACGTTTCCTCGAAGATCACCTCCAGCGGTGTAATGCAGAAGTAGCGAAGCGGGTTTACTTCTTCAACTCGTACTTCTTCGCAAGGCTTACCAATTCTCCCAGGGGCAGGCGCAGCATTAATTATGAGGGCGTTGAGAAATGGACTCGAAACGTCGACTTATTCAGCTACGACTACATAGTCGTACCGATCAACGAGGACGCGCATTGGTACCTTGCTATCATATGCAACCTTCCGTACTTGGAGGGGATCATGGACGGGAGCAAACCTCCTGTCTCTCAACAGCTCAGCGACAACCAAGAAATACCGGAGACGCCAGAGCCTTCTCTGTATGGGCAGGATGGAGCTCAACGGGCCACCAAAGAGGAAACGGCCAGGCAATCGTTAGCCTCTATGGATATTTCCGACAAGCAAGGAGGACACGAGGAGGGGTCAAAAcgaggcgaggaagaatggCCAGAGCATGAAGAGAATCCAGATCTAGCCCCGGCAAAATTTTCCGATTTCTCAAGCCAGCCACAGCCCGACTCCCAAAAATCGGCTGGATCGCCGAAGAAATCACGCAAGTCAAAGAAGCGGGCACCAACTGGCATGAAATACGATGCTTGTCAGCCAATCGTCATTACTTTCGATTCGCTGAATCAAAGCCGCTCCTCCACCATCAGCAATCTCCGCGAGTATCTCTTTGCAGAGGCAAAGTCCAAGCGAGGTATTGAAATCAACAAGACACTGATAAAGGGCATGACTGCAAAGGAAATCCCACAACAGCCAAACTTTTCCGATTGTGGGCTTTATCTTTTAGCCTACCTTGAGAAATTCGTTCAGGACCCGGATATATTCACCAGGAGACTCCTGCGAAAAGAAATGCGCTCTATAGAGGACTGGCCTCCGTTACAATCCGGTCTCCTACGGACCAGGCTGCGTAAATTCATGGAACTGCTGTATAACGAGCAAGAGCAGCTCACCAAGGCCAAAGCGGACCAGGATATCTTGATGGTAGACCAGCAACCAATATCCTATCTACTCGGTACTCTGGCTACGGACGTTGTGAAGGAAAAGGTCAAAAATGAAAAGAGGAACAGCCCAGACGTGCAAGTGGAACGTTCACCATCACCCAGTACGAAAACAACGAAACCTGCCAGAAGTCGTGAATCGTCGGTGCAACCGAAGAGCCACGAACCTGACATCCAGCATGGCCAAAACACCGCCAACGCTGAAACGCAAGAATCAGTGGTATTCATCGACCACAAACCCAGATCACACGCAATATCCCCCAAGCGTGATGCACAAGATCAATCTGCTAAGCGCGTGGTCGTTGAGGTACCGGATAGCCAAGACCAGGCTAGGGCACCATCAACCGATGCTGCGCAGATAATTGAACGTCGCTCCCCTCAACAACAGCGAAAGCGCACAGGTCCTGTATATGTCGACGACGGTGACGTCGTAGAAGACTCCGCTCCGCGGCGAAAAGAGACCGGGGCGCGAAGAGCGGAGTCAGCAGACGTTGAAATACAAGTTCGCGGCACACCACCGCCAAATGCCAAATAA
- a CDS encoding eukaryotic translation initiation factor 4E (COG:J;~EggNog:ENOG410PHFG;~InterPro:IPR001040,IPR019770,IPR023398;~PFAM:PF01652;~go_component: GO:0005737 - cytoplasm [Evidence IEA];~go_function: GO:0003723 - RNA binding [Evidence IEA];~go_function: GO:0003743 - translation initiation factor activity [Evidence IEA];~go_process: GO:0006413 - translational initiation [Evidence IEA]): MENANLWTRRNNTSKLSLSMAGTDNKEGGARVDLSRTTKRFGPDSSHGRSNPFNALSPLSAGVSSPSTNASSAFGLGSGAFASFGAPKTPGGSSEVRTPGERPADRGVLSLEGFKSKESLPALKEHALRSTWIIWYRPPTPKYSDYEKSTAPIASIYSVESFWSIYSHLKRPSLLPTVSDYHIFKKGIRPVWEDEANKKGGKWVVRLKKGVADRYWEDLLLAMIGDQFAEASDEVCGAVLSVRSGEDVLSVWTRIDGGRNIKIRETIKRLLAFPVDTNIVWKSHDDSIAQRSAIDQARQEKASNSHHHHHNHHNHQYGGDRRRPTTTDDSAGDKGKGPAS, translated from the exons ATGGAGAACGCAAACCTGTGGACTCGCCGAAACAA TACCTCCAAGCTATCTCTGTCTATGGCAGGGACTGACAACAAAGAGGGTGGCGCCAGAGTTGACCTTTCCCGCACAACGAAGCGTTTCGGCCCTGACAGCTCCCACGGCCGATCCAATCCCTTTAATGCtctctcccctctctccGCCGGCGTCTCCTCACCATCCACGAATGCTTCGTCTGCATTTGGCCTCGGCTCGGGTGCCTTTGCGTCGTTCGGAGCTCCTAAGACACCTGGGGGCTCGTCAGAGGTGAGAACCCCTGGCGAACGGCCGGCAGATCGGGGTGTGTTATCCTTGGAGGGCTTCAAGTCGAAGGAATCCTTACCGGCGCTTAAGGAGCACGCTCTGCGATCGACTTGGATTATCTGGTACCGCCCTCCAACACCCAAGTACTCCGACTACGAAAAGTCGACCGCACCCATCGCTTCTATCTACTCCGTGGAGAGTTTCTGGTCGATATACTCGCATTTGAAGAGGCCTTCTCTACTTCCTACCGTTTCAGACTAtcacatcttcaagaagggAATTCGTCCTGTATGGGAAGACGAGGCTAATAAGAAGGGTGGAAAATGGGTGGTAAGACTGAAGAAGGGTGTGGCAGATCGGTATTGGGAGGATCTCCTCTTAGCGATGATTGGGGACCAGTTTGCGGAAGCTAGTGATGAAGTCTGCGGTGCTGTTCTCAGTGTGCGGAGTGGTGAGGACGTCTTGAGTGTCTGGACTCGGATTGACGGTGGGCGGAACATCAAGATCAG GGAGACGATCAAACGCCTGCTTGCTTTCCCCGTAGACACAAACATCGTGTGGAAGAGCCACGATGACAGCATCGCCCAACGCTCTGCCATCGATCAGGCCCGCCAGGAGAAGGCCTCCAACagccaccatcatcaccacaaCCATCACAACCACCAATATGGAGGGGACCGCCGAAGGCCAACGACGACTGACGACTCTGCGGGGGATAAAGGGAAAGGGCCGGCGTCTTGA
- the CTK1 gene encoding putative protein kinase (COG:D;~EggNog:ENOG410PGKY;~InterPro:IPR017441,IPR008271,IPR000719,IPR011009;~PFAM:PF07714,PF00069;~go_function: GO:0004672 - protein kinase activity [Evidence IEA];~go_function: GO:0005524 - ATP binding [Evidence IEA];~go_process: GO:0006468 - protein phosphorylation [Evidence IEA]) → MAGSHRSPGLKDQWRGSGDAGDQRGRERHRPRGSYRDRGRDRFRDRERRRWSKPDRSSRSPPPRSYPDPDNEPQHREFSINNASTRESPGPSHSDIRSKQKPNRFHSPETIDHRGPDSLMRSNDRDYRREDSPSAPPSKRKRTRSPSPGGFHSRPPTHPRGAPPRHGHDFDRGKRRGGGGGRMPGRGRPSRRPSPRRGRDRRKHEGGPRDLSRRRHSRSPGWDDKPYTHPSRRFPSPRADDEVERGSYHRSPSRNSAGTLDSRPSAFSRRGSKGDTAMYPPASPSRENPDFAADATRASGQRRRSRSPANSYHGSTRSNSPYSSTRGGRNGQHSSHHGLHRQSNPSGDTTPSYNSHSRPPSSHTTSSHAHRDGQQRYRESHQDHRPSASGFGGGPIPHGRSRFSSPQRDAAEPRSRPGPPSPPPPGPPSENPPPPPPPTEPRSHREAYQNFSNHQTAGQDSRDESSKHDPGAGTGQNGQSDSRPPDTSSTPNKGGKISFAFKAKTGPPTAPKPIPDLTQRMLAREPPPRAPEPPRNRMSNGPPPRFKPEPRFDRRDRDRDRHRDRDRNRGRGDRRDYREPREPREPRAFRDPRDSRESRDSRDNRRDDRRSDNRQGKRRNDRAQDFRPDRRQERSPEPVKRSRILLRPKPRPTISEEFAKSDSVYFRKPGNESVIGAGTYGKVFKAIHVYTQRKVALKKIRMEGEKDGFPVTAVREIKLLQHLRNHNVVSLLEVMVERNECFMVFEYLSHDLTGLINHPTFALTAAHKKDLAKQMFEGLNYLHHRGVLHRDIKAANILISNQGRLKYADFGLARFFSKSRQLDYTNRVITIWYRPPELLLGETRYGPAVDVWSAACVYVEMFTKKAVFPGEGGEISQLDKLYNLLGTPNRTEWPDIAEMPWFQLMRPTERKKRVFEDVYRNILSPAALDMISQVFRYDPAKRPTAEAVLDHPYFHSEEPSPQQPIELENIQGDWHEFESKALRKERDREARRAEYQKDKEKRRTATAQDEREPKRIKQDTRGGVTPSVPPVEQQ, encoded by the exons ATGGCTGGATCCCATAGGAGTCCGGGTCTAAAGGACCAGTGGAGAGGTTCGGGCGACGCTGGAGACCAACGTGGCCGTGAGAGGCATCGGCCTCGAGGTTCCTATCGTGATAGAGGGAGAGACAGGTTTCGCGACCGAGAACGTCGCCGTTGGTCTAAACCTGATCGCTCGTCACGGTCGCCGCCACCGCGTTCCTACCCCGATCCAGATAACGAACCTCAACATCGTGAATTTTCTATTAACAACGCTTCCACCCGTGAATCTCCGGGCCCGTCACACTCGGACATACGCTCCAAACAAAAACCAAATCGCTTTCATTCCCCTGAAACCATCGACCATCGCGGTCCCGACTCACTCATGAGGTCCAATGATAGAGATTATCGCAGAGAGGATTCTCCATCAGCACCTCCatcgaaaagaaaaagaacacGCAGCCCGTCGCCTGGCGGTTTCCACAGCCGTCCGCCTACTCATCCCCGAGGTGCACCCCCGAGACACGGTCACGACTTCGACCGGGGCAAAAgacgaggcggaggaggagggcgtaTGCCAGGCCGTGGCAGGCCCAGTCGAAGACCGTCACCACGACGCGGACGGGACCGACGAAAACACGAGGGTGGCCCTCGGGATTTGTCACGGCGCAGGCATTCCAGATCTCCCGGCTGGGACGATAAGCCGTATACGCACCCGAGTCGGCGCTTCCCTAGTCCTCGAGCGGATGACGAAGTCGAGCGGGGCTCGTATCACCGATCACCCTCTCGCAACTCTGCAGGTACTCTAGACTCGAGACCATCAGCGTTTTCTCGTCGAGGATCTAAAGGCGATACTGCGATGTATCCACCCGCTTCGCCGTCTCGAGAGAATCCAGACTTTGCCGCGGACGCAACGCGTGCATCAGGGCAACGTCGTCGCTCAAGGTCTCCAGCTAATTCCTATCATGGATCTACTCGTTCAAATTCTCCCTATTCTAGCACGCGAGGTGGACGAAATGGGCAGCACTCTTCACACCACGGCCTCCATAG GCAAAGTAATCCGTCTGGAGATACTACCCCAAGCTATAACTCACATAGCCGGCCCCCTTCATCTCATACTACGTCATCACACGCCCATCGTGATGGACAGCAAAGATACCGTGAATCACACCAAGATCATCGCCCTTCTGCATCTGGATTTGGTGGTGGTCCCATTCCTCATGGCAGAAGTCGTTTTAGCAGCCCTCAGCGTGATGCTGCTGAGCCACGAAGTAGACCAGGGCCTCCCAGCCCCCCTCCGCCTGGCCCCCCATCAGAAAATCCTCCGCCCCCGCCTCCACCTACAGAACCCCGATCACACCGAGAAGCATATCAAAACTTCTCCAATCATCAAACTGCAGGTCAGGATTCGCGAGACGAAAGCTCAAAGCATGATCCAGGGGCCGGCACTGGCCAAAATGGACAATCGGACTCGCGTCCGCCGGACACGTCGTCCACCCCCAACAAGGGTGGCAAGATCAGCTTTGCTTTCAAAGCCAAGACTGGGCCACCAACTGCTCCTAAACCTATACCTGATTTAACTCAACGAATGCTAGCGCGGGAACCTCCTCCACGTGCTCCTGAACCCCCCCGCAATAGGATGTCTAATGGACCACCGCCCAGGTTCAAGCCAGAGCCCCGTTTTGATCGTCGTGATCGCGATCGTGACCGACATCGTGACAGGGATCGGAATCGAGGCCGGGGTGACCGAAGAGACTATAGGGAGCCACGGGAGCCACGGGAGCCACGTGCTTTCCGTGATCCTCGAGATTCCCGTGAATCCCGTGATTCCCGTGATAACAGGAGAGATGATCGTCGGAGTGACAATCGCCAAGGTAAACGGAGAAACGACAGGGCTCAAGATTTCCGTCCGGACCGTCGCCAGGAGCGCTCTCCAGAGCCGGTTAAACGATCGAGGATCCTGCTTCGACCCAAACCGCGTCCCACGATTTCCGAAGAGTTTGCCAAGTCAGACTCGGTATATTTCCGCAAACCTGGAAATGAATCTGTGATTGGTGCCGGTACGTACGGCAAGGTGTTTAAGGCAATCCATGTGTATACGCAGAGAAAGGTCGCATTGAAGAAAATTCGAATGGAGGGTGAGAAGGATGGGTTCCCTGTGACTGCTGTTCGAGAGATCAAATTACTTCAACACCTGCGCAACCATAATGTTGTCAGTTTGCTTGAAGTTATGGTTGAAAGGAACGAATGTTTCATGGTCTTCGAGTACCTTTCACATGATCTCACCGGTTTGATCAACCACCCGACTTTTGCTCTCACGGCGGCCCATAAGAAGGATCTTGCAAAGCAAATGTTCGAAGGATTGAATTATCTACATCACCGAGGTGTTCTACATCGGGATATCAAAGCTGCCAATATTCTGATCAGTAATCAGGGGCGACTGAAATATGCTGATTTCGGTTTGGCCCGGTTCTTCTCAAAGAGTCGCCAGCTCGATTATACAAACCGCGTGATTACTATTTGGTACCGGCCGCCCGAGCTTCTGCTGGGTGAAACAAGATATGGACCCGCCGTCGACGTCTGGAGTGCGGCCTGCGTGTACGTCGAAATGTTCACGAAGAAGGCAGTCTTCCctggagagggaggggagatTAGCCAACTCGATAAGCTTTATAACCTGCTAGGGACGCCAAATCGGACCGAGTGGCCCGATATCGCTGAGATGCCTTGGTTCCAGCTCATGAGGCCAACAGAACGGAAGAAGCGAGTATTCGAGGATGTATATCGGAATATCCTGTCTCCAGCTGCGTTAGACATGATTTCGCAAGTCTTCCGTTACGACCCAGCCAAGCGTCCTACTGCTGAAGCGGTACTTGACCATCCCTATTTTCATTCCGAGGAACCAAGTCCTCAACAGCCAATTGA ATTGGAGAATATCCAAGGTGACTGGCACGAGTTTGAGTCCAAGGCGCTTCGGAAAGAGAGGGACAGGGAAGCCCGACGGGCGGAATATCAGAAGGAtaaggagaagaggagaaccGCGACAGCGCAAGATGAGCGAGAACCCAAGCGCATCAAACAAGATACGCGTGGAGGGGTGACGCCTTCAGTTCCACCGGTTGAGCAACAGTAG